The Candidatus Babeliales bacterium genome includes a region encoding these proteins:
- a CDS encoding TIGR00282 family metallophosphoesterase: protein MKKGLRILFIGDIVGPLGVGIFQKHIDAVKKQCDIDAVVVNGENAATDGRGIVPRIAASLKHNGANVITTGNHVWARREIYQYLSENNDVLRPANFPSGCPGTGVTTITVQGHTVGIMNLQGRVFMNQHVDCPFKAADSLLTYLNSKTKCIFIDFHAETTSEKIGLGHYMDGRVTGVVGTHTHVQTADERILPGGTAFVTDLGMTGALDSMLGMKTSSIMPHLLTQMPNRFMVEDAGPAILSGVWIEFDPMTGKALNIERVLVKDTEFSLNS from the coding sequence ATGAAAAAAGGGCTTAGGATCCTGTTTATTGGTGATATTGTCGGCCCGCTTGGTGTTGGCATTTTCCAAAAGCATATCGATGCTGTGAAAAAGCAGTGCGACATTGATGCTGTAGTCGTAAATGGTGAAAACGCAGCAACCGATGGGCGTGGTATTGTACCAAGAATTGCCGCATCTTTGAAGCATAATGGAGCTAATGTTATTACTACAGGGAATCATGTCTGGGCCCGTAGAGAAATCTATCAATACTTATCCGAAAACAACGATGTGCTCAGGCCAGCCAACTTTCCTAGTGGCTGTCCAGGAACTGGTGTTACAACGATTACTGTCCAGGGGCATACGGTTGGTATTATGAACCTCCAGGGTCGCGTATTTATGAACCAGCATGTAGACTGTCCTTTCAAGGCGGCCGATTCTTTACTAACGTATCTGAATTCTAAGACCAAGTGTATTTTTATTGATTTCCATGCTGAAACCACATCAGAGAAAATAGGTTTGGGCCATTACATGGATGGTAGGGTGACGGGCGTCGTGGGGACCCATACCCATGTGCAAACTGCTGATGAACGCATTCTACCGGGAGGGACGGCCTTTGTTACGGATCTTGGCATGACGGGTGCACTTGATTCTATGCTGGGAATGAAGACATCATCTATTATGCCGCACTTGCTGACTCAAATGCCCAATAGATTTATGGTAGAAGACGCTGGGCCAGCAATTTTGAGTGGGGTATGGATTGAGTTTGATCCTATGACCGGAAAGGCGTTGAATATAGAACGAGTTTTAGTAAAAGACACTGAGTTTTCTTTGAACTCATAA
- a CDS encoding DMT family transporter, whose amino-acid sequence MILAFILYVLFALIFIFGKISLGYGSPIFAVGVRMLIAGFILMGYLLWKNPKALRIRKKDILPIVLVTIFNVYLTNVLEFWGLQYLVSAKASFLYNLSPFLTALLSYFVFYEKMTKRKIIGLVGGFIGFLPILMSESQGELASGHIGFFSWPELALLGAATATTVGWIALRTMVTHGFSPIAANAWSMLITGFLCIPTSLVFETWNPFPVVAWKPFLGWTLIIAMISNLICYNLYGYLLKRYSATLMAFLGFFSPFIAAIVGWLVLGETVTWNFVTSAVIVFVSFYLFYKEELRQGYIKI is encoded by the coding sequence ATGATATTGGCATTTATTCTCTATGTTTTATTCGCACTTATTTTCATCTTTGGAAAAATATCATTGGGATATGGTAGTCCTATTTTTGCGGTAGGTGTTCGTATGCTTATAGCTGGGTTTATCCTGATGGGTTACTTATTGTGGAAGAATCCAAAAGCATTGCGTATACGTAAAAAGGACATTCTTCCAATTGTATTAGTAACTATCTTTAACGTGTACCTCACCAACGTACTTGAATTCTGGGGACTACAGTATTTGGTTTCAGCTAAGGCAAGCTTTCTATACAATTTATCCCCATTTCTCACAGCACTTCTTTCCTATTTTGTTTTTTATGAAAAGATGACAAAACGCAAGATCATAGGCCTCGTTGGAGGATTTATTGGTTTTCTTCCTATCTTAATGAGTGAATCTCAGGGTGAACTTGCTTCGGGACATATAGGATTCTTTTCGTGGCCTGAGCTTGCGCTTTTGGGCGCGGCAACAGCAACAACGGTTGGCTGGATAGCATTGCGCACCATGGTTACTCACGGATTTTCACCAATTGCTGCTAACGCATGGAGTATGTTAATCACTGGATTCTTATGTATTCCTACCTCGCTTGTATTCGAAACGTGGAATCCATTTCCTGTCGTAGCGTGGAAACCGTTCTTGGGCTGGACCTTGATTATTGCTATGATCTCAAATTTGATATGTTACAACCTTTATGGCTACCTTTTAAAGCGATACTCGGCAACGTTAATGGCATTCCTCGGTTTCTTCTCTCCATTCATCGCTGCCATTGTTGGTTGGTTGGTACTTGGAGAAACGGTAACATGGAACTTTGTTACCTCTGCTGTTATTGTGTTTGTTTCATTCTACCTCTTTTACAAGGAAGAATTGCGTCAGGGTTATATCAAGATTTGA
- a CDS encoding DMT family transporter, with product MKLIILFNAISAASFPISKYLIGVMPPFLLTAVRQLLSGIALLVYQYFMKPHTLYIKRKDWGSLVAIGLWLMCLSLVPIYYSLDYITTARSSFIFNLTPFITAFLSYLYFKETLTIKKTLGLFIAIVGFLPLLLTESPGESSKNGMLWIFSYGELFAIGGVFAWAYGWVLVRKLVSCKRYSPIAIMGYTMVIGSFFSFIGAGIFESYRVSYTHGYVALILFILFMGGNAIGYSLYSYLLQQYTATFLSFAAFMMPMFAALFGWICLHEPITIYLVVSTILVFVGLYLFYQEELRQGYVVRD from the coding sequence ATGAAATTAATAATACTGTTCAACGCAATTTCGGCAGCCAGTTTTCCTATCAGTAAGTATCTTATCGGAGTAATGCCACCATTCTTATTGACTGCTGTAAGACAGCTTTTGAGCGGCATAGCATTGTTGGTATACCAATATTTTATGAAGCCTCATACTCTATATATTAAGCGCAAAGACTGGGGCAGTCTCGTTGCAATTGGACTCTGGTTAATGTGCTTATCCCTGGTGCCTATCTATTATTCTTTAGACTACATTACGACTGCGCGCTCTAGTTTTATTTTTAATCTTACCCCATTCATCACAGCATTCCTTTCATACCTATATTTTAAGGAAACACTTACCATTAAAAAAACGTTGGGGCTTTTTATTGCCATTGTAGGGTTCCTTCCCCTATTGTTGACTGAATCTCCAGGCGAGTCATCTAAAAACGGTATGCTCTGGATTTTTAGCTATGGAGAACTGTTTGCTATTGGCGGAGTTTTCGCATGGGCCTATGGCTGGGTCTTGGTAAGAAAGTTAGTCTCGTGCAAACGATATTCCCCTATAGCTATTATGGGATATACCATGGTAATTGGGAGTTTTTTCTCATTTATAGGTGCAGGTATATTTGAGTCATACCGTGTTTCATATACTCATGGATATGTGGCACTGATTTTGTTTATTCTCTTTATGGGCGGTAATGCAATAGGGTACAGCCTTTACTCGTATCTTTTGCAACAATATACTGCAACATTTCTTTCATTTGCAGCGTTTATGATGCCGATGTTTGCGGCCTTGTTTGGATGGATATGTCTACATGAGCCCATTACAATCTACTTAGTTGTTTCAACGATACTTGTTTTTGTTGGTCTTTATTTGTTCTATCAAGAAGAACTTCGACAAGGATATGTCGTACGCGACTAA
- a CDS encoding TVP38/TMEM64 family protein, with product MKTYLKYLLFAVIASLPILFYVFNFNEHLTVANLKYYQCLLKEMVDQHQFLSIILFMLAYTASVVASLPLGGLFTLTGGFLFGVFPTVICVDISATAGAIGAFLLARYVFGEALHKKYPYYISKLSGELSQYGWSYMLSIRLNAAIPFFITNMIIGLTPLPLKTFIWTTAVGMIPSITLFAFAGSRLATIHTIGDIVTPHVLMAFGALALLPIFSMLARRWYRA from the coding sequence ATGAAGACGTATCTAAAATATTTACTTTTTGCTGTGATAGCGTCACTTCCAATTTTGTTTTATGTATTTAACTTCAATGAACATCTCACCGTTGCAAACCTAAAATATTACCAATGTTTGTTGAAGGAGATGGTGGATCAGCATCAGTTTCTGTCGATTATTCTTTTCATGCTCGCGTATACTGCAAGCGTGGTTGCATCACTTCCTCTTGGCGGCCTTTTTACATTGACTGGCGGCTTTTTATTTGGGGTGTTTCCTACGGTGATTTGCGTCGATATCTCTGCGACTGCGGGAGCTATAGGGGCATTTCTTTTGGCGCGATACGTCTTTGGAGAGGCATTGCATAAAAAATACCCTTACTACATAAGCAAGCTTTCAGGAGAACTTTCACAATATGGATGGAGTTACATGTTGAGCATACGCCTCAACGCTGCCATCCCATTCTTCATCACCAATATGATTATTGGGCTCACTCCATTACCTCTCAAAACATTCATCTGGACTACAGCTGTCGGAATGATTCCGAGTATTACCTTATTTGCATTTGCCGGAAGTCGTTTAGCAACAATTCATACTATTGGGGATATTGTCACGCCACATGTTCTAATGGCATTTGGAGCATTAGCATTGTTGCCGATTTTCTCAATGCTTGCGCGTCGTTGGTATAGAGCTTGA
- a CDS encoding DMT family transporter has product MILIAVLYLICASTFTISKNALNYADPIFFTGVRMTLSGILLLSYHLVRNGYSLRLKRDHYLLFGQVVLFYIYLAYVFDILALQHLTSAKACLLYDLSPFITALFSYFAFREVMTTKKWVGLSIGLVGFLPSLLSQAAREAAPVGVPFLLPEGLMLGAVVSSVYGWVVVRKLVREGSYSPVLINGVAMLGGGLLALLTSFFWEGWYTAPVTNVGQFALYTGLIILTSSVLFSNLYAYLLKKYSATLLSFAGFTAPLFAALLGGIFLGETVSWDFFVTTGFVVFGIYLFYQEELKQGYVLD; this is encoded by the coding sequence ATGATCTTAATTGCGGTCCTCTACCTGATCTGTGCAAGTACGTTTACGATATCAAAAAATGCTTTGAATTACGCTGACCCAATCTTTTTTACGGGTGTCCGCATGACTTTATCGGGGATCTTGCTCCTCAGTTATCATCTTGTCCGAAATGGTTATTCGCTGCGGCTTAAGCGTGATCATTATCTACTATTTGGACAGGTTGTACTGTTCTACATCTACTTGGCCTATGTCTTTGATATTCTAGCGCTTCAACATCTTACCTCAGCAAAAGCATGTTTGCTCTATGATCTTTCACCATTTATCACAGCATTGTTTTCCTACTTTGCGTTTCGTGAGGTGATGACCACAAAAAAATGGGTAGGTTTGAGTATCGGCCTTGTTGGATTCTTGCCAAGTCTCTTGTCACAAGCTGCGCGTGAGGCAGCACCAGTAGGTGTACCGTTTTTATTACCAGAAGGATTGATGTTGGGTGCCGTAGTAAGCTCGGTGTATGGCTGGGTGGTAGTTCGTAAACTTGTGCGAGAAGGGTCATATTCTCCTGTGCTGATTAATGGAGTGGCAATGTTGGGCGGGGGCCTGCTTGCGCTTCTCACCTCTTTTTTCTGGGAGGGATGGTATACAGCTCCAGTGACCAATGTAGGTCAGTTCGCTCTTTATACAGGATTGATTATCCTTACATCGAGTGTGTTATTCTCGAATCTATATGCGTATCTTCTCAAAAAGTATTCTGCAACATTACTTTCATTTGCAGGATTTACCGCACCATTATTTGCAGCATTACTTGGCGGGATATTTCTTGGTGAGACTGTGTCTTGGGATTTCTTTGTTACTACAGGGTTTGTAGTTTTTGGTATCTACTTATTTTATCAGGAAGAACTTAAACAAGGGTATGTTCTCGATTAG
- a CDS encoding nucleotide pyrophosphohydrolase, with amino-acid sequence MNDQDRTVQALKDQIQTFVSDRNWRQYHSPKNLSMAIASEAAELLDIFRWTTEKESEDLLDDPIKGKCIRDELSDVLIALLTFAVHYNIDVSSNFERKLQEICEKYPVKKWRGRSGKYTEDL; translated from the coding sequence ATGAATGACCAAGATAGAACAGTACAAGCATTAAAAGATCAAATTCAAACATTTGTCAGTGATCGCAACTGGCGCCAATATCATTCGCCAAAAAATCTTAGTATGGCTATTGCTTCAGAAGCCGCGGAGCTTTTAGATATCTTTCGATGGACAACTGAAAAAGAATCTGAAGATTTATTAGATGATCCAATCAAGGGAAAATGCATTCGCGATGAGTTATCTGACGTCCTTATCGCTCTACTCACCTTTGCGGTACACTATAATATTGATGTAAGCTCTAATTTCGAACGAAAACTGCAAGAGATCTGTGAAAAGTATCCTGTAAAAAAATGGAGGGGACGATCAGGAAAATATACAGAAGATCTATAA
- a CDS encoding L-lactate dehydrogenase — MRHSAVAIIGAGSVGTTTAYALIMRNLVPHIMLVDKNNKKCIGEVLDLTDALPFSVASRIHAVTIKEAREADIIIIAAGARQEPGQDRADLVKTNRTIVCSIMQDLKPLKTDTIIIVVTNPVDIMTRVVQASSGLPITQVFGSGTLLDTQRLRSLLTKQLHIAEQSLHVNILGEHGDAQFVAWSSASVAGVPLVKFAGLSRTQCAKLEDTVRQEVYRIIECKGATFFGVGTCVAVLCETILFDQKRVLPVSCYLEDLDVALNMPAVLGRRGIQQIIKTPLNNEEQKKLETAAEKLKSLYKMHCQ, encoded by the coding sequence ATGAGGCATTCCGCAGTAGCTATCATCGGGGCAGGTTCTGTAGGAACTACGACAGCATACGCTTTAATAATGCGTAACTTAGTTCCGCATATTATGCTAGTCGATAAGAACAATAAAAAATGTATTGGAGAGGTTCTCGATCTTACTGATGCCCTTCCCTTCAGCGTTGCATCCCGTATCCATGCCGTAACAATTAAGGAGGCCAGGGAGGCTGATATTATTATCATCGCAGCAGGAGCTCGTCAGGAGCCAGGACAAGACCGTGCTGACTTAGTAAAAACAAATCGCACCATTGTATGCTCTATTATGCAGGACCTTAAACCACTTAAGACGGATACTATTATTATTGTGGTAACTAATCCGGTTGATATTATGACACGCGTTGTTCAGGCATCGTCTGGTCTTCCCATAACACAAGTGTTCGGATCTGGAACATTGCTTGATACACAAAGGCTTCGTAGTCTGCTAACCAAGCAACTTCATATTGCAGAACAATCATTACACGTAAATATTCTTGGAGAGCATGGAGATGCACAATTTGTTGCTTGGTCATCAGCAAGCGTTGCTGGAGTTCCACTGGTTAAATTTGCAGGATTATCTAGAACACAATGTGCAAAACTTGAAGATACAGTACGGCAAGAAGTGTATCGTATCATTGAATGTAAAGGTGCAACCTTTTTTGGTGTTGGCACTTGTGTTGCCGTATTATGTGAAACTATTCTATTTGATCAAAAGCGCGTGCTTCCGGTTTCCTGTTACCTAGAAGATCTAGATGTTGCTCTTAACATGCCGGCAGTCTTGGGCCGTAGAGGCATACAGCAGATCATTAAAACACCTCTCAACAACGAAGAACAAAAAAAATTAGAAACTGCGGCCGAAAAGCTTAAATCACTATATAAAATGCATTGCCAATAG
- a CDS encoding proline--tRNA ligase: protein MMKKLPDLVTSFPEWYQEVIYQAELADQSPVRGSMVIRPYGTALWENIKNILDKKIKDTGHQNAIFPLLIPMSFLKKEAEHVEGFAPELAVVTHAGGKELDEPYVIRPTSETIIHYMFAQWIKSWRDLPMKINQWANVMRWELRPRAFLRTSEFFWQEGHTAHETAEEAHEEALLMLNQYIDLCEKELAIPIIAGAKSESEKFAGADKTYTLEGIMQDGKALQMCTSHLISQSFAKAFGMQFQDKTGALAYPYLTSWGATTRLIGAMVMTHGDNKGLIMPPRVAPIQVVIIPIMKKGADEQTLLKAAGYLKEGLEKEGIRVRVDADTHETPGSKFYKWEMKGVPIRIEIGPRDLLAGTVLCKDRLGMSKESIALNECVVHVTRLLDTIQNELFKRACARRDALLKHGELLEEFGNILAKEPGAYITGWCQDPLCEEKFKPYKATIRCLLKSKDHKVCCVCHEQSLGDIILARAY, encoded by the coding sequence ATGATGAAAAAATTACCTGATCTTGTGACATCGTTTCCAGAATGGTACCAAGAGGTTATCTACCAGGCTGAACTGGCTGATCAATCTCCTGTCAGAGGTTCTATGGTTATTCGGCCCTATGGAACGGCGTTATGGGAAAATATCAAAAATATCCTAGATAAGAAAATCAAGGATACCGGACATCAAAATGCGATTTTCCCACTTTTGATTCCAATGTCATTTCTCAAAAAAGAAGCAGAACATGTAGAAGGATTTGCTCCCGAACTTGCTGTGGTAACACATGCTGGGGGCAAGGAGCTTGATGAGCCATATGTTATTCGCCCAACATCAGAAACGATAATTCACTATATGTTTGCCCAATGGATCAAATCATGGCGCGATCTTCCCATGAAAATTAATCAATGGGCTAACGTAATGCGTTGGGAACTCCGTCCACGAGCCTTTTTAAGGACCAGTGAATTTTTCTGGCAAGAGGGGCATACTGCCCATGAAACAGCAGAAGAGGCTCATGAGGAAGCACTACTTATGTTAAATCAGTATATTGACTTGTGTGAAAAGGAATTAGCTATTCCAATAATTGCGGGAGCAAAATCAGAGAGTGAAAAATTTGCTGGAGCCGATAAGACCTATACTCTCGAAGGGATTATGCAAGATGGTAAGGCTCTCCAAATGTGTACCTCACATCTAATTTCACAAAGTTTTGCCAAGGCATTTGGCATGCAATTTCAAGACAAGACCGGTGCACTTGCCTACCCTTATTTGACTAGCTGGGGTGCAACAACACGTTTGATTGGGGCAATGGTTATGACGCATGGCGATAATAAGGGACTTATTATGCCGCCACGAGTTGCACCAATACAGGTTGTGATCATTCCAATTATGAAGAAGGGAGCCGATGAGCAGACGCTTCTAAAAGCTGCTGGTTATCTTAAGGAAGGCCTTGAGAAGGAAGGTATTCGTGTCAGGGTAGATGCAGATACGCATGAAACACCCGGATCAAAATTCTACAAATGGGAAATGAAGGGCGTTCCTATTCGTATAGAAATAGGCCCTCGTGATCTTTTAGCCGGTACCGTTTTGTGCAAAGATCGACTTGGTATGAGTAAAGAATCTATTGCGCTGAATGAATGCGTTGTACATGTTACTAGGCTTCTTGATACAATCCAAAATGAACTATTCAAACGAGCGTGTGCACGCCGTGATGCATTACTGAAGCATGGGGAGCTTTTGGAAGAGTTTGGAAATATCTTAGCAAAAGAACCTGGTGCGTATATTACTGGATGGTGTCAAGATCCTCTCTGTGAAGAGAAATTTAAGCCTTATAAGGCAACCATTCGGTGTCTATTAAAATCAAAAGATCATAAAGTGTGCTGCGTATGTCATGAGCAAAGCTTAGGCGATATTATTCTTGCACGGGCATATTAA
- a CDS encoding tyrosine recombinase, whose amino-acid sequence MNGLITKFEAYLLTEKRVSHNTFDAYKRDMAQFQRFLDEKKLILQTVHLDELKKFLEWLHVRKIGARSLSRKISCLKAFYRWAAEYHGLHNPAAELAFPRIEKRLPQYLSEKDIEALLEAANSNITPLGVRNKVIVYLLYVSGMRISELVSLKKSHMHFDTGLIVVQGKGGKERQIPLPAEVLELMRHYFSTTHRKLTQQGNLYVETDYAFPVLYGKRVKPISRQAFWLILKKLARSVGIKDMVSPHKLRHSLATHLLHKGADLRSLQLLLGHENLSTVQIYTHLETGHLRSIYDKKHPRS is encoded by the coding sequence ATGAATGGTCTGATTACAAAGTTCGAAGCATATCTACTTACTGAAAAGCGCGTCTCGCATAATACATTTGATGCCTATAAGCGTGATATGGCACAGTTTCAAAGGTTTTTGGATGAAAAGAAGCTTATTCTACAAACAGTGCACCTTGATGAATTGAAAAAATTTCTTGAATGGTTACATGTACGAAAAATTGGAGCACGAAGCTTGTCTCGTAAGATTTCATGTTTAAAAGCATTTTATAGATGGGCGGCCGAATATCACGGGCTTCATAATCCTGCTGCTGAACTTGCATTTCCCCGTATAGAAAAACGACTTCCTCAATACCTATCTGAAAAAGATATTGAAGCTTTACTCGAGGCAGCAAATAGCAACATAACACCGCTTGGAGTTCGCAACAAGGTGATTGTGTATTTGCTCTATGTGTCCGGAATGAGAATTAGTGAGCTTGTATCGCTCAAAAAATCGCATATGCATTTTGATACAGGCCTAATCGTTGTCCAAGGTAAGGGCGGTAAAGAGCGTCAGATTCCATTGCCAGCGGAAGTTCTTGAACTTATGCGTCATTACTTTAGTACTACGCATCGAAAGCTTACGCAGCAGGGCAACTTGTATGTTGAAACCGACTATGCATTTCCTGTGCTGTATGGCAAACGCGTCAAGCCAATATCACGACAAGCGTTCTGGCTGATTCTCAAAAAACTGGCTCGTTCGGTTGGTATAAAAGATATGGTTTCACCACATAAATTACGACACTCGCTTGCAACACATTTACTACACAAGGGAGCAGATCTCCGTTCATTGCAGCTTCTACTCGGCCACGAAAATCTATCAACAGTGCAGATCTATACGCATCTAGAGACAGGTCATTTGAGATCTATTTATGATAAGAAGCATCCTCGATCATAA
- the dnaN gene encoding DNA polymerase III subunit beta, with protein sequence MENKFVIEQKSILSVLSSMQPICTKRTTLDTTNYILFHVGHRELVLKSTDLEISLQANCTLKESDVTETRSFLVSGRRLFDLVKELADDITVTIDDTSLGLTSGTAQLTLNIKDAQEFPPFPERIENLMHLDAKFVLELLNKVAFLIPQNNANPALNGLFLELSSAGLKMTTTDGHCLAQIATNKYKLDGEKKWLLPRRAIFEIKKILESSDDATLFLGTCGNQLVFSGTSFNFFTKLLVDPFPNYSTILDRNGFIPARLDRTNFVKTLRRSSVLLSGQFIATKFAFEKERLSVSLHNKEVGKLDEALALEDFDSDKMEIRFYSPYLLSGLQAFQDEKSTFYLKNPARPIIFESNEKEKGYMLTYLVMPVSPSTQ encoded by the coding sequence ATGGAAAACAAGTTTGTGATTGAACAGAAGTCGATTTTGTCTGTTTTATCATCCATGCAACCTATATGCACAAAGCGAACAACACTGGATACGACAAACTATATTTTGTTTCATGTTGGTCATCGTGAACTTGTTCTCAAGAGCACAGATCTTGAAATTAGTTTGCAAGCAAATTGCACCCTCAAAGAAAGTGATGTAACGGAAACACGTTCATTTCTTGTGTCAGGACGTCGGCTTTTTGATTTAGTAAAAGAGCTTGCTGATGATATTACCGTAACGATTGATGATACAAGTCTCGGCCTTACCTCAGGGACAGCGCAGCTTACGCTTAATATTAAGGATGCACAGGAATTTCCACCATTCCCAGAACGCATTGAAAATTTGATGCATTTGGATGCAAAATTTGTACTTGAGCTACTCAATAAAGTTGCATTTCTAATTCCACAAAATAACGCAAATCCTGCACTTAACGGTTTATTTTTGGAACTTTCGTCGGCAGGCCTCAAGATGACTACAACAGATGGGCACTGTCTTGCACAGATTGCTACGAATAAATATAAGCTTGATGGCGAAAAGAAATGGCTTTTGCCGCGACGAGCAATTTTTGAAATTAAAAAAATTCTTGAAAGTTCAGACGATGCAACACTGTTCCTAGGAACTTGCGGCAACCAGCTGGTATTTTCAGGAACATCATTCAACTTCTTTACCAAATTACTTGTAGATCCATTTCCTAATTATTCGACCATTCTTGATCGCAATGGATTTATACCTGCACGTCTGGATAGAACCAACTTTGTAAAAACTTTGCGCAGGTCGTCCGTCCTTCTATCAGGTCAGTTTATTGCTACAAAGTTTGCCTTTGAAAAGGAACGGCTCAGTGTTTCTCTGCATAATAAAGAGGTTGGAAAGCTAGACGAAGCACTTGCGTTGGAAGATTTTGACTCTGATAAAATGGAAATCAGATTTTACTCACCATATCTTTTGAGTGGGCTTCAAGCATTCCAAGACGAAAAAAGTACATTCTATCTAAAGAATCCCGCTCGCCCAATCATTTTCGAGTCAAACGAAAAAGAAAAAGGATACATGTTAACGTATCTTGTCATGCCAGTATCCCCATCAACGCAATAA
- the recF gene encoding DNA replication and repair protein RecF (All proteins in this family for which functions are known are DNA-binding proteins that assist the filamentation of RecA onto DNA for the initiation of recombination or recombinational repair.), which yields MQITSLHIKNFRCFSSLSVNLDDRIIVIEGDNGSGKTSLLEAIHYLCYMRSFRTHIPRDLVNFEKDSFFVKAQLSVDDAPAEIQVGFSGARRLVKFNQRPIQSFKDLVPHYRVVTLIEDDLMLIKGGPEIRRAFIDQALILSNPDYLLSLKSYRAAVDHRNTVLTQSHVADDTYRFWTKHLWEQGITLQKQRRDLLANLEQRVNILFKEHFSEQSPLDITLEYRSRKHADDESFDTFLQVYGDLLKQEELRLGRSMFGAHLDDFAIHFRSKKSKLYASRGQQKLIMLLLKIAHVQEIIEQHGPIIFLLDDLMADFDTATLERLVAMLINLNCQLIFTIPTQPSQLKDLLTIQGAVIMKLTDGNICSAAGDF from the coding sequence GTGCAGATAACAAGCCTTCACATAAAAAATTTTCGCTGCTTTTCGTCGCTTTCGGTGAATCTTGATGATCGTATCATTGTAATAGAAGGCGATAATGGTTCGGGTAAAACATCCTTGCTCGAGGCAATCCACTATCTTTGTTATATGCGTTCATTCAGGACGCATATTCCACGAGACTTGGTAAATTTTGAAAAGGATTCATTTTTTGTTAAGGCACAGCTCTCTGTTGATGATGCTCCCGCTGAAATTCAAGTTGGTTTTTCCGGAGCACGGAGACTTGTAAAATTTAATCAACGGCCGATACAATCATTTAAGGATCTTGTTCCACATTATCGAGTCGTTACTCTGATCGAAGATGATCTTATGTTGATCAAAGGTGGCCCTGAGATTCGACGTGCATTTATTGATCAGGCATTGATACTTTCTAATCCAGATTACCTGCTATCACTCAAATCATACCGCGCGGCAGTTGATCATCGAAATACCGTTTTAACTCAAAGTCATGTTGCGGATGATACGTACCGTTTTTGGACAAAGCATCTGTGGGAGCAGGGTATCACCTTGCAAAAACAACGTAGGGACCTACTTGCCAACTTAGAACAGCGAGTGAATATTTTATTTAAAGAGCATTTTTCCGAGCAATCACCATTAGATATTACACTTGAATATCGTTCACGTAAGCACGCCGATGATGAGTCATTTGATACATTCTTGCAAGTGTACGGTGATTTGCTTAAGCAGGAAGAATTGCGGCTTGGTCGCTCCATGTTCGGCGCGCATCTGGATGATTTTGCCATTCATTTTCGTTCTAAAAAATCCAAGCTTTATGCTTCCCGTGGGCAACAAAAGCTTATTATGCTTCTACTCAAAATTGCACACGTACAGGAGATCATTGAGCAACATGGTCCCATCATTTTTTTACTCGATGATCTTATGGCTGACTTTGATACTGCAACGCTTGAGCGGCTTGTCGCTATGTTGATCAATCTTAACTGTCAGCTCATTTTTACAATCCCCACGCAACCGTCTCAATTAAAGGACCTCCTGACCATCCAGGGCGCTGTCATTATGAAATTGACAGATGGAAACATTTGCTCCGCTGCTGGCGATTTCTGA